The sequence GTTTTTTAGTAAAGCTGTTTTGATTCTCTATTTGCATATTTGATATGAATATACTTTCTGAAATGTGACAACTTCCCAATGTTCTTAAAGGTTTGTTGCTCAATATTACCTTCTTTGTTACATAGATATGAAATACACACATCAACAACCAACAAGAAATGAAAACACTACAAGACCAAGTTCTGTGAtcaaagaagaacaagaaagagCCTAATAAGATCATTTACACAAGTAACCAAACCCAACAAACCAGACTCACAAATGTTTCAATCAGTGTCCGAATCAGACGAGGATTTGTTTCCATCAGTAGGGGTGGTGGTCGTATCTCCTTTCTTCTGCGCTGCATCTTGTTCTTTTTCATAAGCCTTGACAATGTCATCAACAGGAACCAAAGGAAGATAACCAACCACAGGGTAACCCATCTTGGTCATGTCAGTCACCAAACCGTTGTACTTACCAGACAAGTTTGCAGCCAGTGGCAAAGCTTTGTTTCCCACTGCATGAATAGGTTTGTACCGGTTGAGTTTAACCCAGACTTTAACCGAGTTAGTCACAACGAAGTACTTGTACTCAGTTGCAGCATAGTTAAAGGCAGCTTTAGGACCACCGGTACGAGCCTCTTTCACAAAGCTTTGAGCCTTCTCTGTAGTCATCTGGATCAGTACATGTGCTTGACTCACTACTTGCTTAGCCAGTGGAGGAGCATGCTTATCAAACTTGTTCGAAACTTCACCTACCTAGAAAGCAAACAAAGTAACTAGGTCATCAGATCTACTAATCAAGAACATGGAAGGAGATTTGAAACTGGGTTTACCTTATGATCAAGAAAGAGGAGGAGAGTATCTGGAACATCTTTGAATTTGTTGAAGACAGGGGTGACGACGGTGGTGACGGCTCCTTCCACCTTTCCCACGGCCGGTTTAAGAGGACCGGAGTTTTGTTTGGCGTAGTCGTAGAGGTTTGAGAGGCTAACAAGAACCTGGATCGCTGCAACTCTCACGAACCCTAGGTGGTTAAGCCCTAGCTCCTTGCTGTTCTTTTTCTCTGTTTCCATCTAcacaccaaagaaacaactcaaCAGCCTCCACCTAGTTCTCTTTTGCTGTGTGTTGAGCTCTTTTAGATTTGGTTCAGAAGTCTCTCGCCTGTCACACTACTAGTGTTCTCTATATTGTGTTAAAAAGCAGTAAAGTATCTTTCACATCAGGTTGAGGATTGGTTGTAAAACGAAAGGGATGGACTTAGTCCACGTGATCTAACGGTTGAGAATAAATCTGGTGAGGTTGGGCCTGGAAAGAGAATCATTTTATTGAGTATCGTGTCGTGTCTAGATGCTTCGCTGTGGGCTCCGCGTGACGTAAACATTCAAGGAGATACCGACAAGGACACGTGTATACTTCCGACTGCATGGTGATTGTGTAAAATtctttaaggtttttttttggaaaattgcAGTACATATACATGAAAACTTGGATAGACAAGCAAATAAAATAGTACTGAAAaggtagagagagaaagagagaaaacgTGTGTGAGAGAAGGCCGGCGTCCGGCTGCGCGTCCGAGCGCGTGCCGGCGCCGGTGGCTCTTCCCCTTGTCGATCCAGTCTAGATCTACTCTGTGTGCTTCGATCCGGTGTCCCTTCCGATATATTTCCGAATCTGGGTTAGGGTTTGTTCCGGGAAGAGTTCTGCTGATGGAGAGCTTCAATCGGCGGCAAATCCTCCTGTTCTGGATTCGTAGTGAGGATGTAGGACGGCGGTTAGTCGCTACAATTTTTCGTTTGAGGTTAGTTTTTGCTTCGGGAGGCGGAGGCTATGATAGCTCCGTCGTCGTCGTTTAAGATTCCGGGAGGGTGGAGGCTTCCTCAGCTCTGCGTCGTCGGCAAAGTctccgggaggtggaggcttaCCCAGCTCTGCGTCGCCGGCTCGTGCTCCGAGGGGTGAAGGATCTCTTTACCTTACCTCGTCGGCTCTTGTTTTTAATCTagatttggtttagggtttgtcttttctttttttcttgagtTTGTCGGTTGAGCTCCGAGAGCGATCTCTCGTGGTTGGAAGAGAGAGAGGTGTCTAATGCAAGTTGGTGATGTGCTGTGCGGCGGTGATGTTCCTCGGGTGTTTTGCTCGAACGGTGGCGGATGTGATCTCGCTACGGCGATTGATCTATCCGATAAAGATAATACACGAGTAACTCACGGCTGCGGTCAAGAGGGTGTGGAGGTCATGGATTAGGCCGGTCACAGTGATGCATGTTCCTGTAATGGCCGGTGAGACGCGTCCTCTCCGACGTAGGTGCTCCCGGTGGTGGCGACGTTGCGGGTTTGGGCCCTGAGCTAGGGCGAATCGCTTGTTGTCGGAAATGGGATGTTTGGATAATGGGCTTGGGCCTAATTTGTATGGTTTCTTTTTATGGGCTTTCGATGTGGGCCTTCGGGTGTCTGTAAGCTTTCACTGGGCTTCGGCCGTTATTCAATTAAAAATCTACTTagacggaaaaaaaaatacatgaaaactTATTTAATTAGCTAAATGGCTATGGCTACTGTACACTTTTCATAATTCCAATAATAACCTTATTGAAGCTCTCATGTATAGGTCTGACAAAAATCTTGTCTTTATCCTCCAAGCAGGCATATGAATGATTATTGAGAAATCGAACTagtgaaaataataatttcatctcatttttctatttttctaaagCTCTTATTCCCCTTAAAGAGTTCTTTGATTTTGAAATAGTGTCTTCTTCCCATCGTGAAGAGATATTAACATAGTCTTTCGATTCTAAAACAATTTCCCTTTCGATACCAAACCTTCAACATAACAATCCACAATGACCACACCCGTCACCACCGAGCAAGCAACCAAGATTAACAAAGCCGGTGTACGGTCGCCGGAGGATCGTCAAACCGGTGTCGTCTCAGAAGGCGGAAGTGGAAGGGAGAAAGGAGAGGAAGGTGCGGACTGCGGAGACGGCAATCGCGGTGTCTGTGGATGATGAGAGCGGATAAAATTTGGTTAGACAGCGATCATCAGCTACAAGAAATGTTTCTCTTGGATTCTCCTCAAACCATTTCTTCAGGTAACGTCACTTATTTGCATGTTTCCACATAAAATCGGAGCAAAGTAACATATCTTCGATGTGTTTCAGGTAAATCTGGTCTAATGATTTAAATTGCAAATAAAGAGTGagcatttctttttttttctgtctctTAATTATTTCTGTTTTGTAGCATTTTGGACAAAATTGTAATATCACTATGCCCTTATATATGGTTttgcaaataaataaaattaatgcaTGATCACCTAATTATTTTGTCTATTTTGGTTATTTACCTAAATTGGCCTATAAAAGAGTATTTAGGTTCTCTATACCTACAAAAATCCATAATTAGCTATCTACCACTTCACTGTTTTTTACACTGCTCACAACTGGATAATCCGATTTTGCCCTCATCCAAATTCTCTCTCTCACGTGTTTCTTGAAGTTCTCTGCAACATCTTACATTTCTTTTTTATCTCTAAAAATAATTTCCTCCATCTATTTCTTTAACTATAACCAAAAATTCATATACTTTCACCACTCACTTCCCTCCGTTGTTGACGTTGTCATCTCCCATTCTTATCCGTGAAAATCACAAATGGAAACAACATAATCTCGATTGACACATTACAAATGGAAACAAAAGGACTCACGAAGATGTTCCACCACGGTGAATCTATCTTCTGGTAGATATGTTCATTCAGCGCACCTCATGGCTCCAATTAGTGTTTCTCTCTCGAAAATATCATATAACATAACCGCTTCGGCGGTTTTCTCGAAGTCGCACaatataaaagatttaaaatgATTCCATGGCATGTACGAAATAAATATCTTTGATTCACGAGCTGGTAAAAGCATGTGGACTAATGGATCATGAGTGTAGCAAAGAAATAATTGGTTTTTTTCTGAGATCGATGATGACGACTTGAATCTCACATGTTTCAGTTACAAGTAATTGCAGCCACTATGTAACAAGCTGTTAACCGATAAATATTGGATTAGTTGATACAAATTAGGCATTGTGAGCTGATACAATTTTGGTTATATGTTATCAAACTGTAGGTGCTGCTAActaataaataattgataagATGTTACAAGTCATTAGTTGATACATGTTTGATTAGATGTTACAAAACATGTTGTCGCTTTAAAAAATGATTGGTAAGATgttaaaaataagttttattaaccaaaacatgttttcttagatgttacaaaatatattaaccattaatatgaaaaataacTCGCTAACAAAACATGTagtatgttaatatatattgataCATTCATTGAGAGCATACCTTCGGATTGACAATTTATCACTAACAATTCATATAACATTTAAGTTAAAGTGTAGTGTTTAACATTTTTGTTAGCGTACTAGTAATTTAAACCCCAAATTCCTCAATGTCTTGTGTTTTCTCTCTTTGGAACGAATTGCATATTACCGATTCTTTAAAATCAAGCAATCAATCACAATCACTAACTCTTCCATTGATATTCAGCTCCGAAAACCAAATGGAAAAGTTCATAAATTAGAGAATTGTGATTTTGGATTGATGTTCTATAACTCTGAGAGATTTTTGTGAGACACATATTTTTGAGTCAATTATTCATTGGAATACATAACACATccaatattaaattattgtaaCAGTGGCTAGGACATAGCGACGAGAAGGAGATGTGTGTGACTGCGACGATAACAAAATCAGTTGTGGTTACAGGATTCAGAAAAGAAATTGGGAGATGTGGATTTGAGAAGAAGTTGCACTGTTGATGAAGAATAAGAGAAGAGATTGATATCGGTGAAGATGAGGAAGATAAACGATGAAGACGTTGATTAatgcttctctttctttctctcacgTAGTCACGTGGTATGTGAAAggataaaatagtaaaatagcGTTAAATCTGCTACAGAAAATACCAGTTTGTATGTGTTAGGGTACTTTCTTAATTTTAGCCCATATTAGGTATATTGAGTAAATTGActcattataaaattatataattttatgttacttattttttttttggtcgaaccTTTCATTACTtgcattaaaataaaagagTTTACAACATAACTGAGATAGGCGAAGCAACAACCAGGGCTGCTTTAGCTAATCTATCAGCAGTTTCGTTCTTAATTCCAGggataaaagaaaaagagatagaATTCAAGGATCGACTCATCACGCCAATGTCATGGAAGATGCTTTGAATAGCAGTCACAGAAGAGTTTCCTGTGATGAGATCCATATGTTACTTATTTAACATACTGAAATATTGTAGAgttgatttataaaattatttataaaacatctGCGCGACTAAGCTctagttattatatattaatacttGGATAATAAGCATGTCACATTAGTGTGGATTGTGTAGTAATTAAGAACATCAAATTTTTTAGTGTAGTGTAGTGGTTCATGGATAATtgtataattgttttatttcaTGCTTTAGGCGTCCAAACCATATATGGTGGGTAGACTACCAAAAAAGTATATATGGCCGGTAGCTACAAAATGACATAACCCCTAAGCAATTAAGCAAGTGACCTTTGGTGCTGTACTTCTCACCACAAATACCACAAAGATATAGGAGtaattgttttgtttcatgCTTTAGGCGTCCAACCAGATATTTTTTTTCCGTcataaagttttcattttcattgAAAAAGGGCAAGGCCCTTTTTCAATGCCGGTAGAAATTGACCTTTTTCAAGGGCAAGGCGTCCAACCAGATATGCCGGTAGGAAttagaatacaaaaaaaaaaaaaatgtagctACAAATGACATAACCCCTAAGCAATAAAGCAAGTGACCTTTGATGCTGTACTTCTCACCACAAATGCCACAAAGATATAATACTTAAAAGCAATGAAAATAGTCTAGGAAATTGAAGTTAAAAAGCTCAAAAATATGTAATGAAGTCAGTGTGTCAGGGGAGGATATGAGATTATGCTGTCCAGTATTGTCGAATTATGGATTATGTAGTTCCAGAACTGCATTGATAATTCGCTTAAACAATATTAATGTTACCAGCTCAATAGTTCATATCTTGTGGTCTAGTGAATTTGAGGTGAGGATTCATATGTGGCTCCGACATAAGTCAATTAATTTCGAATGCTTGTACATGATAAGTATATTCAGATTACAACAATTTATATCAAACTTATTCACTCATCTCGCAGGTCAGATATTCCTAAGAAAATAGACCTCTGGCTCTTTGTGTTTCCTTCCTTGAAATAGTCTAACTCTATGAGTGACAAATCAAGAACTTGATAGGTAAAAGactaagagagaagagagaaggaagGCATATCTTCGATCCTGAAAACATCATCCATCATCAGTTCTCTCTCCAGCTGCGCCCTTGTACATCTCAACACATCCTACACCATCCATCCATCTCATCATCCCCATCACAAGCATATATCtcgtatatatatcataacGAAAACACAACTCACGTTGAATTCCATGTAGGTGGCGTTCCTGTCTAGCCATTGTTTGTCCATCACCGCAAAGGCCACGCAATAAAGCAAATCAAAGGCCCATTCGTTTTCTAATATTTTCCAAAAACCTTAGTCAAATATCAAGTAACCAAAAGagacatgatatatatatatatatatgttcacatCTTTTACCTGATAGCATTTGTAAGAATACCGACCCTACAAAAGTCCTAGGCTTTGCTGCACATGTAGTTGAGTAAACAACAAGTTTTGCATCACATCTAAAGCAATACATTaatggagagagagagtgagtggATACTCACAGGCTTCTAGGTCGAGCATTTGCATGATCATGAAGGTAATGTTGACACCAGCTACAGCGAATGGATACTCCCAAGCCGCTCTTTTACCTCCTTGTTTCTTTAAAAGACGCTGAAACGAAGTCTAGACCAATGGAACCaagaaaattacataaaagAGGGTTATGAACGTTCTGTAAGTAGAATGTGATGAGAGTTAGGTTTACCGGGAATGTCTTGGCAAAGAAGAGAAGATTCTCCAGTGATATGAATCCACCTCCTCtgataacaaacaaacagtAAGCACTATTTTTGGGATGATGTATGTTACTTGTGAGAGCCTAACCTGAAATCAGTGGATGGATCTTTTCCTTGCCATCCCATATCTTTCCACTGATCTGATATTAAAGCCTCAAGCTTTTTCTCGGGATACGTTGCTGACCACAATGCTCTCAGTGCATCCTGATGGTCAGGCCGCGACGCGTCGAAGCAATTATTCATTCTCTTTGTCAGCCTCTTTAGTCTCTCTTCCTGAAAATAGAAAACACATTCATATAGTTTCATTAATAGGCTAATAGCCAATCATCGTAGCTGTTATTTTCCTATTAGTGTTATACCTGCAATGGTGTCAAGTTAGAGCAGATGCGCTCGTAAGCTCTCTTGCGGTAGAAGCACACACATGTTAGCCTCTTCTTGATTCTCAAACTCGGCGTGCCAGTGCCACCACAACTCGCATCCTCTGCATCTGCATTAGTCAGCCCTACACAATATAAACAAGATCACATCGAGAACACAAAGCTAGCCTAAGGAAGGTTCTTTTAACCGCTATGTTGTTGATAAATTTACGTTCTTCTAACCAAATTGGGCTTGAGAATTACATGAAAGCATCC is a genomic window of Brassica napus cultivar Da-Ae chromosome A2, Da-Ae, whole genome shotgun sequence containing:
- the LOC106392006 gene encoding REF/SRPP-like protein At1g67360, whose translation is METEKKNSKELGLNHLGFVRVAAIQVLVSLSNLYDYAKQNSGPLKPAVGKVEGAVTTVVTPVFNKFKDVPDTLLLFLDHKVGEVSNKFDKHAPPLAKQVVSQAHVLIQMTTEKAQSFVKEARTGGPKAAFNYAATEYKYFVVTNSVKVWVKLNRYKPIHAVGNKALPLAANLSGKYNGLVTDMTKMGYPVVGYLPLVPVDDIVKAYEKEQDAAQKKGDTTTTPTDGNKSSSDSDTD
- the LOC106392013 gene encoding ELMO domain-containing protein A isoform X1, with the translated sequence MRVVRISCVGTRHLSPPSSASAHSDVSASSAGLTNADAEDASCGGTGTPSLRIKKRLTCVCFYRKRAYERICSNLTPLQEERLKRLTKRMNNCFDASRPDHQDALRALWSATYPEKKLEALISDQWKDMGWQGKDPSTDFRGGGFISLENLLFFAKTFPTSFQRLLKKQGGKRAAWEYPFAVAGVNITFMIMQMLDLEASKPRTFVGSVFLQMLSENEWAFDLLYCVAFAVMDKQWLDRNATYMEFNDVLRCTRAQLERELMMDDVFRIEDMPSFSLLS
- the LOC106392013 gene encoding ELMO domain-containing protein A isoform X2, which gives rise to MRVVRISCVGTRHLSPPSSASAHSDVSASSADAEDASCGGTGTPSLRIKKRLTCVCFYRKRAYERICSNLTPLQEERLKRLTKRMNNCFDASRPDHQDALRALWSATYPEKKLEALISDQWKDMGWQGKDPSTDFRGGGFISLENLLFFAKTFPTSFQRLLKKQGGKRAAWEYPFAVAGVNITFMIMQMLDLEASKPRTFVGSVFLQMLSENEWAFDLLYCVAFAVMDKQWLDRNATYMEFNDVLRCTRAQLERELMMDDVFRIEDMPSFSLLS